In one Acipenser ruthenus chromosome 10, fAciRut3.2 maternal haplotype, whole genome shotgun sequence genomic region, the following are encoded:
- the LOC117403152 gene encoding cobalamin trafficking protein CblD-like isoform X1, translating into MASVLCNRARLVTYLPGLHVLVGRIAGTRTFSAAGSSGSDEPYIAVSPFDMGQRTVWPDEKMGPFGPQDQRFQLPGNVGFDCHLEGTADPKTRVHKTVPDVPTEPLNSERHEFIMAQFVNRFQGNDAAPRPQQVNKAEQYFENAHVECAIQTCPALLKKDFASMFPEAPANNMTVLTVTQKTKADMTSWCEEVDDEREQLLEKFVNGAKEICYALRTEGYWADFIDPSSGIAFFGSYTNNTLFETDERYRHLGFRIEDLGCCKVIRHSLWGAHVFVGSLFTNAPTDSLVMKKLQG; encoded by the exons ATGGCCAGT gtgcTCTGTAATAGAGCCAGGCTGGTGACCTACCTTCCAGGGCTTCATGTACTGGTCGGGAGGATAGCAGGAACCAGAACCTTTTCTGCTGCAGGATCTTCTGGTTCTGATGAACCTTATATTGCTGTTTCACCATTTGACATGG GTCAAAGAACAGTGTGGCCTGATGAGAAAATGGGCCCATTTGGACCTCAGGACCAGCGTTTTCAGCTGCCTGGAAACGTAGGGTTTGACTGTCACCTGGAGGGTACTGCTGATCCGAAGACAAGAGTGCACAAGACTGTACCGGATGTTCCAACTGAGCCCTTAAACAGCGAGAGACACGAGTTTATAATGGCACAGTTTGTGAATAGGTTTCAG GGAAATGATGCTGCTCCCAGACCCCAGCAGGTCAACAAGGCAGAACAATATTTTGAAAATGCACATGTGGAATGCGCAATACAAACCTGCCCAGCGCTGCTAAAAAAAG ACTTTGCATCAATGTTTCCAGAGGCCCCTGCCAACAATATGACTGTTTTAACAGTAACTCAGAAAACCAAAGCAGACATGACCTCCTGGTGTGAAGAAGTGGATGACGAGCGAGAACAGCTACTAGAAAAA tttgtcaATGGTGCCAAGGAGATTTGTTACGCCCTTCGGACGGAGGGATACTGGGCTGATTTCATAGACCCTTCATCAGGCATAGCG TTCTTTGGATCATACACAAACAACACACTCTTTGAAACAGATGAACGTTACCGTCATTTGGGCTTCCGCATTGAGGACCTGGGCTGTTGCAAAGTCATTCGGCACTCACTTTGGGGAGCACATGTGTTTGTGGGGAGTCTGTTCACAAACGCACCTACAGATAGCCTTGTCATGAAGAAACTACAAGGATAA
- the LOC117403152 gene encoding cobalamin trafficking protein CblD-like isoform X2: protein MASVLCNRARLVTYLPGLHVLVGRIAGTRTFSAAGSSGSDEPYIAVSPFDMGQRTVWPDEKMGPFGPQDQRFQLPGNVGFDCHLEGTADPKTRVHKTVPDVPTEPLNSERHEFIMAQFVNRFQGNDAAPRPQQVNKAEQYFENAHVECAIQTCPALLKKDFASMFPEAPANNMTVLTVTQKTKADMTSWCEEVDDEREQLLEKVRAYSFVLEMMCLPLFRLSIYTLYRGFSNDHIPQCFVVCQWCQGDLLRPSDGGILG from the exons ATGGCCAGT gtgcTCTGTAATAGAGCCAGGCTGGTGACCTACCTTCCAGGGCTTCATGTACTGGTCGGGAGGATAGCAGGAACCAGAACCTTTTCTGCTGCAGGATCTTCTGGTTCTGATGAACCTTATATTGCTGTTTCACCATTTGACATGG GTCAAAGAACAGTGTGGCCTGATGAGAAAATGGGCCCATTTGGACCTCAGGACCAGCGTTTTCAGCTGCCTGGAAACGTAGGGTTTGACTGTCACCTGGAGGGTACTGCTGATCCGAAGACAAGAGTGCACAAGACTGTACCGGATGTTCCAACTGAGCCCTTAAACAGCGAGAGACACGAGTTTATAATGGCACAGTTTGTGAATAGGTTTCAG GGAAATGATGCTGCTCCCAGACCCCAGCAGGTCAACAAGGCAGAACAATATTTTGAAAATGCACATGTGGAATGCGCAATACAAACCTGCCCAGCGCTGCTAAAAAAAG ACTTTGCATCAATGTTTCCAGAGGCCCCTGCCAACAATATGACTGTTTTAACAGTAACTCAGAAAACCAAAGCAGACATGACCTCCTGGTGTGAAGAAGTGGATGACGAGCGAGAACAGCTACTAGAAAAAGTTAGAGCTTATTCTTTTGTGCTTGAAATGATGTGCCTTCCCCTGTTTCGTTTGAGTATTTACACTCTTTATCGTGGGTTTTCGAACGATCACATACCACAATGCTTTGTTG tttgtcaATGGTGCCAAGGAGATTTGTTACGCCCTTCGGACGGAGGGATACTGGGCTGA